In Micrococcales bacterium, the following proteins share a genomic window:
- a CDS encoding DsrE family protein, with amino-acid sequence MPRLVVQLTTDDAEKVATALTIAMTAAAAGAQVDLWLSGPATLLAVPDREPDVGLDHAPDAQQGLDAVAGVHVCSQCAARRGLTAADLRPGADIAGATSLVEQLLAGDTAP; translated from the coding sequence ACGCGGAGAAGGTCGCGACCGCACTCACCATCGCCATGACCGCGGCGGCGGCCGGCGCGCAGGTGGACCTCTGGTTGTCCGGCCCAGCGACGCTGCTGGCGGTGCCTGACCGGGAGCCCGACGTCGGCCTGGACCACGCGCCGGACGCGCAGCAGGGGCTCGATGCGGTGGCCGGGGTCCACGTCTGCAGCCAGTGTGCAGCCCGCAGGGGCCTCACCGCCGCGGACCTGCGGCCGGGGGCCGACATCGCCGGCGCCACATCGCTGGTGGAGCAGCTGCTGGCCGGTGACACCGCACCGTGA